A single window of Triplophysa rosa linkage group LG2, Trosa_1v2, whole genome shotgun sequence DNA harbors:
- the eif1axa gene encoding eukaryotic translation initiation factor 1A X-linked a, with amino-acid sequence MPKNKGKGGKNRRRGKNENESEKRELVFKEDGQEYAQVIKMLGNGRLEAMCFDGVKRLCHIRGKLRKKVWINASDIILVGLRDYQDNKADVILKYNADEARSLKAYGELPEHAKINETDTFGPGDDDEIQFDDIGSDDEDIDDI; translated from the exons ATGCCAAAGAACAAAG GTAAAGGAGGTAAAAATCGGCGACGTGGTAAGAACGAGAACGAATCAGAGAAGAGAGAGCTTGTTTTCAAAGAGGACGGTCAAG AATATGCTCAGGTGATAAAGATGCTTGGAAATGGGCGGCTAGAGGCCATGTGTTTTGATGGAGTGAAACGGCTCTGCCATATCAGAGGAAAGCTCCGGAAAAAG GTTTGGATCAACGCGTCTGACATCATCCTCGTTGGTCTTAGAGATTATCAG GATAACAAAGCAGATGTCATTTTGAAGTACAATGCGGACGAAGCCCGCAGTCTCAAAGCATACGGAGAGCTTCCAGAACACG ctaaaatcaatgaaacggaCACATTCGGACCTGGAGACGATGATGAGATTCAGTTTGATGATATTGGAAGTGATGATGAGGACATTGATGAT ATCTAA
- the rps6ka3a gene encoding ribosomal protein S6 kinase alpha-1 isoform X2: MKVLKKATLKVRDRVRTKMERDILVEVNHPFIVKLHYAFQTEGKLYLILDFLRGGDLFTRLSKEVMFTEEDVKFYLAELALALDHLHGLGIIYRDLKPENILLDVEGHIKLTDFGLSKESIDHENKAYSFCGTVEYMAPEVVNRRGHTHSADWWSYGVLMFEMLTGTLPFQGKDRKETMTMILKAKLGMPQFLSLDAQSLLRNLFKRNPGNRLGAGPDGVEEIKRHSFFSTIDWNKLFRREIHPPFKPAIGRPDDTLYFDSEFTAKTPRDSPGVPPSANAHQLFRGFSFVATGTEEESQPPIQSNINMSSILQQPNRSTIQFTDVYDVGEDIGVGSYSICKRCVQKSTGMEYAVKIINKDRRDPTEEVEILLRYGQHPNIITLKDVYDEGHSVYLVTELMKGGELLDKILRQKFFSEKEASAVLHTITKTVEYLHAQGVVHRDLKPSNILYVDESGNPESIRICDFGFAKQLRAENGLLMTPCYTANFVAPEVLKKQGYDAACDIWSLGVLLYTMLAGFTPFANGTNDTPEEILARIGSGKFSLKGGFWNSVSIQAKDLVSKMLHVDPHQRLTAAQVLRHPWIINKDKLPKFQLNRQDAPHLVKEAMAATYLALNRNVPPVLEPVGCSTLAQRRGVKKLTSTAL, encoded by the exons ATGAAAGTGTTAAAGAAAGCCACTCTGAAAG TACGAGATCGAGTGCGTACAAAGATGGAGAGAGACATCCTAGTTGAGGTCAACCATCCTTTCATTGTTAAACTGCACTATG CATTTCAGACAGAAGGTAAACTTTACCTCATTCTGGACTTTCTCAGAGGAGGAGATCTCTTTACTCGCCTCTCCAAAGAG GTTATGTTTACAGAGGAGGATGTGAAGTTTTATCTTGCTGAGCTGGCTTTGGCTTTGGACCATTTGCATGGATTGGGAATCATATACAGAGATCTCAAACCAGAAAA TATTCTCTTGGATGTGGAAGGACACATTAAACTTACAG ATTTTGGCTTGAGTAAAGAGTCCATAGATCATGAAAACAAGGCATACTCGTTCTGTGGTACAGTGGAGTATATGGCACCAGAGGTGGTCAACCGCAGAGGCCACACCCACAGTGCTGATTGGTGGTCCTACGGCGTGCTAATG TTCGAAATGTTGACGGGAACCCTTCCATTTCAAGGGAAAGACCGCAAGGAGACTATGACAATGATCTTAAA GGCCAAGCTCGGCATGCCTCAGTTTCTCAGCCTTGACGCCCAGTCTCTACTCCGGAATCTGTTCAAGCGCAATCCTGGCAACCGCTTGG GAGCAGGACCTGATGGAGTAGAAGAGATCAAGAGGCATTCGTTCTTTTCCACCATTGACTGGAAT AAATTATTCAGGAGGGAAATTCATCCTCCCTTTAAGCCAGCCATCGGGAGGCCGGACGACACGTTGTACTTTGACTCCGAGTTCACAGCCAAAACCCCACGAG ACTCTCCAGGTGTCCCTCCAAGTGCTAATGCTCATCAGCTTTTCAGAGGGTTCAGTTTTGTTGCCACAGGAACAGAAGAGGAGAGCCAGCCGCCCATTCAGAGCAACATCAATATGAGCAGCATACTGCAG CAACCCAACAGGAGTACAATTCAGTTTACCGATGTATATGATGTTGGAGAAGACATTGGCGTGGGCTCGTACTCCATCTGCAAGCGCTGTGTGCAGAAGAGCACCGGCATGGAGTATGCTGTCAAG ATTATAAATAAGGACAGGAGGGATCCAACGGAGGAGGTTGAGATACTGCTGCGATACGGACAACATCCAAACATCATCACCCTGAAAGAC gtGTATGATGAAGGGCATTCGGTGTATCTGGTCACAGAGCTGATGAAAGGTGGAGAACTACTGGATAAAATCCTCAGACAGAAGTTTTTTTCAGAGAAAGAGGCCAGCGCTGTACTCCACACCATCACAAAGACTGTTGAGTACCTACATGCCCAAGGG GTAGTACACAGGGACCTGAAGCCCAGTAACATTCTCTATGTGGATGAATCGGGCAACCCGGAGTCCATCAGGATCTGTGATTTTGGCTTCGCCAAACAGCTCAGAGCAGAAAACGGACTGCTGATGACACCGTGCTACACTGCTAACTTTGTCGCTCCAGAG GTCCTGAAGAAGCAAGGCTATGATGCAGCATGTGATATCTGGAGTCTTGGAGTTCTTCTTTACACCATGCTCGCAGG GTTCACACCGTTTGCTAATGGCACCAATGACACACCAGAGGAGATTCTGGCTCGGATCGGCAGTGGGAAATTCTCGTTGAAAGGTGGATTCTGGAATTCTGTATCGATTCAGGCAAAG GACCTGGTATCAAAAATGCTTCACGTTGACCCTCATCAGAGATTGACGGCTGCTCAGGTACTTCGTCACCCATGGATAATCAACAAAGACAAACTGCCCAAATTTCAACTCAACCGACAGGACGCCCCTCATCTAGTCAAG GAGGCAATGGCAGCCACCTATTTAGCTCTAAACAGAAATGTTCCTCCCGTACTGGAACCGGTGGGTTGCTCCACACTAGCACAGCGCCGTGGTGTCAAAAAGTTGACCTCTACCGCCTTGTGA
- the pdha1a gene encoding pyruvate dehydrogenase E1 subunit alpha 1a isoform X2, translating to MRKMLTIISNVLRGSASRNGARVVVSARTYADFTPQASFDIKKCDLHKLEEGPPQQAVLTREEGLQYYRTMQTMRRMELKADQLYKQKIIRGFCHLYDGQEACAVGIESGINLSDHLITAYRAHGYTLTRGGTVREIMAELTGRRGGIAKGKGGSMHMYTKHFYGGNGIVGAQVPLGAGVALACKYQGKNELCVSLYGDGAANQGQIFETYNMASLWKLPCIFICENNKYGMGTSVERASASTDYYKRGDFIPGLRVDGMDVLCVREATKFAAEHCRSGKGPILMELQTYRYHGHSMSDPGVSYRTREEIQEVRSKSDPISLLKDRMLSNNMASVEELKEIDIEVRKEIEDAAQFATTDPEPPLEDLCNHIFYNDPPLEVRGTNPWSKLKSVS from the exons ATGAGAAAGATGTTAACCATCATATCTAACGTTCTGAGGGGCAGCGCCAGCAGGAAC GGAGCTAGAGTGGTGGTATCAGCCAGGACGTATGCAGACTTCACCCCTCAGGCCTCCTTTGACATTAAG AAATGTGACTTGCATAAGCTGGAGGAGGGTCCACCCCAGCAGGCGGTGCTTACGAGAGAGGAGGGGCTTCAGTACTACCGCACCATGCAGACCATGAGACGCATGGAACTTAAAGCTGATCAGCTGTACAAGCAGAAGATCATTAGAGGTTTTTGCCACCTTTATGATGGACAA GAAGCATGTGCGGTTGGGATCGAGTCAGGTATTAACCTGTCAGATCATCTTATCACAGCCTACCGAGCCCACGGGTATACCCTCACTAGAGGGGGCACGGTTCGGGAGATCATGGCTGAGCTCACTG GTCGTAGAGGAGGTATTGCAAAAGGAAAAGGAGGGTCTATGCACATGTACACTAAACATTTCTATGGAGGAAATGGAATTGTGGGAGCTCAG GTGCCTCTGGGAGCAGGTGTAGCGTTGGCTTGCAAATACCAGGGCAAGAATGAACTATGTGTCTCTCTTTATGGTGATGGTGCTGCAAATCAG GGTCAGATCTTTGAGACGTACAACATGGCATCTCTGTGGAAACTACCCTGCATTTTCATTTGTGAGAATAACAAGTATGGCATGGGGACATCCGTGGAGAGAGCGTCTGCTAGCACCGACTACTATAAGAGAGGCGATTTCATTCCTGGATTGAGG GTGGATGGTATGGATGTCCTTTGTGTGAGGGAGGCCACCAAATTTGCTGCTGAACACTGCAGATCAGGAAAG GGACCCATTCTGATGGAGCTGCAGACGTATCGTTACCATGGTCACAGTATGAGTGATCCCGGAGTCAG CTACCGCACACGCGAGGAGATCCAGGAAGTGCGCAGTAAGAGCGACCCCATCTCATTGCTGAAGGATCGCATGTTAAGCAACAACATGGCCAGCGTGGAGGAGCTTAAG GAGATTGATATTGAGGTTAGAAAGGAGATTGAGGACGCTGCTCAATTTGCCACGACAGACCCTGAGCCTCCACTGGAGGATTTGTGCAATCACATCTTCTACAATGACCCTCCATTGGAAGTGCGTGGCACCAATCCCTGGAGCAAGCTGAAGTCCGTCAGCTAA
- the rps6ka3a gene encoding ribosomal protein S6 kinase alpha-1 isoform X1, which yields MPLAQFADPWQKLPVGHLVNEDDSMVEDDAPVQDEGSVKEINITHVVKEGSEKADPRQFELCKVLGQGSFGKVFLVKKITGPDGGQLYAMKVLKKATLKVRDRVRTKMERDILVEVNHPFIVKLHYAFQTEGKLYLILDFLRGGDLFTRLSKEVMFTEEDVKFYLAELALALDHLHGLGIIYRDLKPENILLDVEGHIKLTDFGLSKESIDHENKAYSFCGTVEYMAPEVVNRRGHTHSADWWSYGVLMFEMLTGTLPFQGKDRKETMTMILKAKLGMPQFLSLDAQSLLRNLFKRNPGNRLGAGPDGVEEIKRHSFFSTIDWNKLFRREIHPPFKPAIGRPDDTLYFDSEFTAKTPRDSPGVPPSANAHQLFRGFSFVATGTEEESQPPIQSNINMSSILQQPNRSTIQFTDVYDVGEDIGVGSYSICKRCVQKSTGMEYAVKIINKDRRDPTEEVEILLRYGQHPNIITLKDVYDEGHSVYLVTELMKGGELLDKILRQKFFSEKEASAVLHTITKTVEYLHAQGVVHRDLKPSNILYVDESGNPESIRICDFGFAKQLRAENGLLMTPCYTANFVAPEVLKKQGYDAACDIWSLGVLLYTMLAGFTPFANGTNDTPEEILARIGSGKFSLKGGFWNSVSIQAKDLVSKMLHVDPHQRLTAAQVLRHPWIINKDKLPKFQLNRQDAPHLVKEAMAATYLALNRNVPPVLEPVGCSTLAQRRGVKKLTSTAL from the exons ATGCCTTTGGCACAGTTCGCGGACCCCTGGCAGAAGTTACCTGTGGGCCATTTGGTAAACGAG GATGACTCCATGGTAGAAGACGACGCTCCTGTTCAA GATGAGGGCTCGGTCAAGGAGATCAACATTACTCACGTTGTCAAGGAGGGCTCTGAAAAAGCAGACCCACGTCAGTTTGAGCTCTGCAAAGTACTGGGCCAGGGCTCTTTTGGCAAG gtaTTCCTTGTCAAGAAGATAACAGGTCCTGATGGCGGACAGCTGTATGCTATGAAAGTGTTAAAGAAAGCCACTCTGAAAG TACGAGATCGAGTGCGTACAAAGATGGAGAGAGACATCCTAGTTGAGGTCAACCATCCTTTCATTGTTAAACTGCACTATG CATTTCAGACAGAAGGTAAACTTTACCTCATTCTGGACTTTCTCAGAGGAGGAGATCTCTTTACTCGCCTCTCCAAAGAG GTTATGTTTACAGAGGAGGATGTGAAGTTTTATCTTGCTGAGCTGGCTTTGGCTTTGGACCATTTGCATGGATTGGGAATCATATACAGAGATCTCAAACCAGAAAA TATTCTCTTGGATGTGGAAGGACACATTAAACTTACAG ATTTTGGCTTGAGTAAAGAGTCCATAGATCATGAAAACAAGGCATACTCGTTCTGTGGTACAGTGGAGTATATGGCACCAGAGGTGGTCAACCGCAGAGGCCACACCCACAGTGCTGATTGGTGGTCCTACGGCGTGCTAATG TTCGAAATGTTGACGGGAACCCTTCCATTTCAAGGGAAAGACCGCAAGGAGACTATGACAATGATCTTAAA GGCCAAGCTCGGCATGCCTCAGTTTCTCAGCCTTGACGCCCAGTCTCTACTCCGGAATCTGTTCAAGCGCAATCCTGGCAACCGCTTGG GAGCAGGACCTGATGGAGTAGAAGAGATCAAGAGGCATTCGTTCTTTTCCACCATTGACTGGAAT AAATTATTCAGGAGGGAAATTCATCCTCCCTTTAAGCCAGCCATCGGGAGGCCGGACGACACGTTGTACTTTGACTCCGAGTTCACAGCCAAAACCCCACGAG ACTCTCCAGGTGTCCCTCCAAGTGCTAATGCTCATCAGCTTTTCAGAGGGTTCAGTTTTGTTGCCACAGGAACAGAAGAGGAGAGCCAGCCGCCCATTCAGAGCAACATCAATATGAGCAGCATACTGCAG CAACCCAACAGGAGTACAATTCAGTTTACCGATGTATATGATGTTGGAGAAGACATTGGCGTGGGCTCGTACTCCATCTGCAAGCGCTGTGTGCAGAAGAGCACCGGCATGGAGTATGCTGTCAAG ATTATAAATAAGGACAGGAGGGATCCAACGGAGGAGGTTGAGATACTGCTGCGATACGGACAACATCCAAACATCATCACCCTGAAAGAC gtGTATGATGAAGGGCATTCGGTGTATCTGGTCACAGAGCTGATGAAAGGTGGAGAACTACTGGATAAAATCCTCAGACAGAAGTTTTTTTCAGAGAAAGAGGCCAGCGCTGTACTCCACACCATCACAAAGACTGTTGAGTACCTACATGCCCAAGGG GTAGTACACAGGGACCTGAAGCCCAGTAACATTCTCTATGTGGATGAATCGGGCAACCCGGAGTCCATCAGGATCTGTGATTTTGGCTTCGCCAAACAGCTCAGAGCAGAAAACGGACTGCTGATGACACCGTGCTACACTGCTAACTTTGTCGCTCCAGAG GTCCTGAAGAAGCAAGGCTATGATGCAGCATGTGATATCTGGAGTCTTGGAGTTCTTCTTTACACCATGCTCGCAGG GTTCACACCGTTTGCTAATGGCACCAATGACACACCAGAGGAGATTCTGGCTCGGATCGGCAGTGGGAAATTCTCGTTGAAAGGTGGATTCTGGAATTCTGTATCGATTCAGGCAAAG GACCTGGTATCAAAAATGCTTCACGTTGACCCTCATCAGAGATTGACGGCTGCTCAGGTACTTCGTCACCCATGGATAATCAACAAAGACAAACTGCCCAAATTTCAACTCAACCGACAGGACGCCCCTCATCTAGTCAAG GAGGCAATGGCAGCCACCTATTTAGCTCTAAACAGAAATGTTCCTCCCGTACTGGAACCGGTGGGTTGCTCCACACTAGCACAGCGCCGTGGTGTCAAAAAGTTGACCTCTACCGCCTTGTGA
- the pdha1a gene encoding pyruvate dehydrogenase E1 subunit alpha 1a isoform X1: MRKMLTIISNVLRGSASRNGAELVSEGARVVVSARTYADFTPQASFDIKKCDLHKLEEGPPQQAVLTREEGLQYYRTMQTMRRMELKADQLYKQKIIRGFCHLYDGQEACAVGIESGINLSDHLITAYRAHGYTLTRGGTVREIMAELTGRRGGIAKGKGGSMHMYTKHFYGGNGIVGAQVPLGAGVALACKYQGKNELCVSLYGDGAANQGQIFETYNMASLWKLPCIFICENNKYGMGTSVERASASTDYYKRGDFIPGLRVDGMDVLCVREATKFAAEHCRSGKGPILMELQTYRYHGHSMSDPGVSYRTREEIQEVRSKSDPISLLKDRMLSNNMASVEELKEIDIEVRKEIEDAAQFATTDPEPPLEDLCNHIFYNDPPLEVRGTNPWSKLKSVS, encoded by the exons ATGAGAAAGATGTTAACCATCATATCTAACGTTCTGAGGGGCAGCGCCAGCAGGAAC GGAGCGGAACTTGTATCAGAG GGAGCTAGAGTGGTGGTATCAGCCAGGACGTATGCAGACTTCACCCCTCAGGCCTCCTTTGACATTAAG AAATGTGACTTGCATAAGCTGGAGGAGGGTCCACCCCAGCAGGCGGTGCTTACGAGAGAGGAGGGGCTTCAGTACTACCGCACCATGCAGACCATGAGACGCATGGAACTTAAAGCTGATCAGCTGTACAAGCAGAAGATCATTAGAGGTTTTTGCCACCTTTATGATGGACAA GAAGCATGTGCGGTTGGGATCGAGTCAGGTATTAACCTGTCAGATCATCTTATCACAGCCTACCGAGCCCACGGGTATACCCTCACTAGAGGGGGCACGGTTCGGGAGATCATGGCTGAGCTCACTG GTCGTAGAGGAGGTATTGCAAAAGGAAAAGGAGGGTCTATGCACATGTACACTAAACATTTCTATGGAGGAAATGGAATTGTGGGAGCTCAG GTGCCTCTGGGAGCAGGTGTAGCGTTGGCTTGCAAATACCAGGGCAAGAATGAACTATGTGTCTCTCTTTATGGTGATGGTGCTGCAAATCAG GGTCAGATCTTTGAGACGTACAACATGGCATCTCTGTGGAAACTACCCTGCATTTTCATTTGTGAGAATAACAAGTATGGCATGGGGACATCCGTGGAGAGAGCGTCTGCTAGCACCGACTACTATAAGAGAGGCGATTTCATTCCTGGATTGAGG GTGGATGGTATGGATGTCCTTTGTGTGAGGGAGGCCACCAAATTTGCTGCTGAACACTGCAGATCAGGAAAG GGACCCATTCTGATGGAGCTGCAGACGTATCGTTACCATGGTCACAGTATGAGTGATCCCGGAGTCAG CTACCGCACACGCGAGGAGATCCAGGAAGTGCGCAGTAAGAGCGACCCCATCTCATTGCTGAAGGATCGCATGTTAAGCAACAACATGGCCAGCGTGGAGGAGCTTAAG GAGATTGATATTGAGGTTAGAAAGGAGATTGAGGACGCTGCTCAATTTGCCACGACAGACCCTGAGCCTCCACTGGAGGATTTGTGCAATCACATCTTCTACAATGACCCTCCATTGGAAGTGCGTGGCACCAATCCCTGGAGCAAGCTGAAGTCCGTCAGCTAA